A window of Elgaria multicarinata webbii isolate HBS135686 ecotype San Diego chromosome 2, rElgMul1.1.pri, whole genome shotgun sequence contains these coding sequences:
- the HPS5 gene encoding BLOC-2 complex member HPS5 isoform X2 yields MTSVPMIPESYSHVLAEFECLSPLLSALRLDSSRLKCTCIAVSRKWLALGSSGGGLNLIQKESWKQRLFLTHKEGAISRIAFCLHDEDYVVVATSQGLVVVWELNQERRGKPERIYVSSEHKGRKITALCWDTSALRVFVGDHVGKVSAIKINTSKQGKAATAFVMFPVQIITTVDSRVVQLDYLDGRLLISSLTRSYLCDTEREDPEYSVSGCSSQSLAFPRMLYLSEHCVMTWTEKGIYIFIPQNVQVLLWSEVKDIHDIAVYKNELFCLHTNGKVCHLSLLPVERCIERLLRRSFWNLAARICCLFQNSVILSRARKALPVDKLEHLKSQLDLSTQSDIIAQLEELISKLEPLDSACSSRRSSISSHESFNILDSGIYRVISRRGSQSDEDSCSLHSQTLSEDERLKEFHTHQEEEQLELDNVSHASVVVDTDRNEPFLPFSIPLSFRSPSPLVSLQAVKDSVSSFVRKTTEKIEKIGTLHVNSDRMRQDMKIEEEPLPEVSASIVAQCPEEEVELQSQPPEEDHLKELRAATTETLTRLQDPLVLLQPQCLRAVLLDWIPFLEEAFQFNAASILDEGLSQICREMPLHPEEQEVFEENVEPDHHNELVDKEERTVLRTNCENDVNKEQGGTVEENTRSSSTSQVDKILCNQTARSEIDLNQSIQIYPPCFIAQNIQKDLVELTTLCFESNVYMHSQINADQCVQSEAFCASACRFMKDYFFLLDLERLKKYILTCHSSHAKVWETYMEGLKELTLTSPVTMALENGDMFKTMKLLVDLGPWDAPVLLAHAQRLYERFGETSLRLLIKFYPSILPSDIKQICKSNPEHFLAYLDSLIKSKAEDERLSFLRSLLHPESLRLDWLCLAVTHDAPQKASTMDAEGNPRPRSHLFTWGYNQLILLLLKLPADTVTKGKMSNICKSYGFWPGYLSLCLELDRRAETLTNIIHLDDMNLLDREHGAIPETMEEWKFLLSLVKSHHSSALHPGMQNGSAVPNGSPDWSNYITVENVGLLLARVIGPDRASQLLQECGLMAELSERFAKVCEILRIAEKRQRALIQSMLERCDRFLWSQQA; encoded by the exons ATGACATCTGTGCCAATGATACCTGAATCTTATAGCCATGTATTGGCAGAGTTTGAATGTCTCAGTCCACTGCTTTCTGCTCTCAGGCTGGATTCTAGTCGTCTGAAG tgtaCATGTATAGCAGTTTCTCGAAAATGGTTGGCATTAGGTAGTTCAGGTGGAGGCCTGAATCTCATCCAGAAAGAGAGCTGGAAACAGAGGCTTTTTCTCACTCATAAG GAAGGTGCCATTTCCCGCATTGCTTTTTGCTTACATGATGAGGACTATGTTGTTGTAGCTACAAG TCAAGGCCTTGTTGTTGTCTGGGAATTGAATCAGGAACGTCGTGGGAAGCCAGAGAGGATTTATGTTTCTTCTGAgcacaaagggagaaaaataacaGCTCTTTGTTGGGATACTAGTGCACTTCGTGTTTTTGTTGGTGATCATGTGGGAAAGGTGTCTGCGATCAAGATTAATACATCCAAACAaggaaag GCCGCTACTGCATTTGTGATGTTTCCTGTTCAGATTATAACCACTGTTGATTCCCGAGTGGTTCAACTTGATTATTTAGATGGAAGGTTGCTTATCTCTTCTCTTACTCGCTCTTACTTATGTGACACTGAGAG ggagGATCCGGAGTACAGTGTTTCTGGCTGCTCCTCTCAGTCTTTGGCTTTCCCCAGGATGCTTTATTTAAG cgaGCACTGTGTAATGACATGGACAGAAAAAGGCATTTACATTTTCATTCCCCAAAATGTCCAAGTTTTGCTCTGGAGTGAAGTGAAAG ATATCCATGATATTGCAGTATATAAAAATGAGCTCTTCTGTTTGCACACCAATGGAAAAGTCTGTCACCTCTCCCTTCTGCCAGTTGAAAGATGCATAGAACGTTTGCTTAGGAGAAGCTTTTGGAATCTTGCAGCCAGAATCTGTTGTCTGTTCCAGAATTCTGTTATCTTGTCTCGG GCAAGAAAAGCTCTTCCCGTAGATAAGCTAGAACACTTGAAATCGCAGTTGGACCTTTCAACACAAAGTGATATCATTGCGCAACTTGAAGAACTAATCTCAAAACTTGAGCCTTTAGATTCTGCATGCAGTAGCAGGAGAAGCAGTATTTCTTCACAT GAAAGTTTCAACATACTGGATTCTGGAATTTATCGTGTTATTAGTCGAAGAGGCAGCCAGTCTGATGAAGATTCTTGCTCCTTACATAGCCAAACCCTATCAGAAGATGAAAGATTGAAAGAATTTCATACACACCAGGAAGAAGAGCAGCTGGAACTTG aCAACGTATCTCATGCTTCTGTGGTGGTCGACACTGATCGGAATGAGCCTTTTCTTCCATTCAGTATTCCATTGTCATTCCGTTCCCCATCTCCTCTCGTCTCCCTTCAGGCTGTCAAGGACAG TGTGTCTAGTTTTGTACGCAAGACCACAGAGAAGATTGAAAAAATTGGTACTCTTCATGTGAATTCTGATAGAATGAGGCAAGATATGAAAATTGAAGAAGAACCACTACCAGAAGTGAGTGCTAGTATTGTAGCACAGTGTCCGGAAGAAGA GGTTGAGCTACAAAGCCAGCCTCCAGAAGAagaccaccttaaagaactcagGGCAGCAACTACAGAGACTCT GACCAGACTCCAGGATCCACTGGTTTTGTTGCAACCACAGTGCTTGAGGGCGGTTTTACTCGATTGGATTCCATTTctagaagaagcatttcaattCAATGCAGCTTCCATTTTGGATGAAGGCTTATCTCAGATATGTAGAGAGATGCCTTTGCATCCTGAGGAACAGGAAGTTTTTGAAGAAAATGTGGAACCAGATCATCATAATGAACTTGTAGATAAGGAAGAGAGAACAGTTTTAAGAACAAATTGTGAAAATGATGTAAATAAAGAACAGGGAGGAACTGTGGAAGAAAATACTAGGTCAAGTAGCACCAGTCAGGTTGATAAAATACTGTGCAATCAAACTGCTAGGTCAGAGATAGATTTAAACCAATCTATTCAAATTTATCCTCCTTGTTTCATAGCACAAAACATACAAAAGGATCTTGTAGAGCTGACAACTTTATGTTTTGAATCAAACGTATATATGCATTCACAAATAAATGCAGACCAGTGTGTGCAGTCAGAAGCTTTCTGTGCTTCAGCTTGTAGATTCATGAAGGACTATTTTTTTCTACTGGATTTGGAAAGgctaaagaaatacattttaaccTGTCACAGCAGTCACGCCAAAGTTTGGGAAACATATATGGAAGGACTGAAAG AACTGACTCTGACTAGCCCAGTCACTATGGCACTGGAAAATGGAGATatgtttaaaacaatgaaattgCTAGTTGATCTGGGCCCCTGGGATGCTCCCGTGTTGCTGGCACATGCCCAAAG GCTTTATGAAAGATTTGGAGAAACTTCTCTGAGGCTCCTGATCAAGTTCTATCCCTCTATTTTGCCATCAGACATCAAACAAATTTGTAAAAGCAATCCTGAGCATTTTCTAGCATATTTAGACAGTCTAATCAAATCAAAGGCTGAAGATGAACG GCTTTCTTTCCttagatctcttctccatcctgaaTCATTACGATTAGATTGGCTATGTTTGGCAGTTACTCATGATGCCCCCCAGAAAGCAAGTACAATGGATGCTGAAGGAAATCCACG GCCACGTTCACATTTGTTTACTTGGGGATACAACCAACTGATTTTACTATTGCTTAAACTCCCAGCTGACACTGTAACAAAAGGGAAGATGTCTAACATATGCAAAAGCTATGG CTTCTGGCCTGGATATCTTTCTCTCTGTTTGGAGCTGGATAGAAGAGCTGAAACGCTTACTAATATTATTCATTTGGATGATATGAACTTGTTGGATAGAGAACATG gGGCAATTCCAGAGACGATGGAAGAGTGGAAGTTCCTTCTGAGCCTTGTGAAGAGTCATCACAGTAGTGCCCTTCATCCTGGCATGCAAAATGGCAGTGCCGTTCCCAATGGTAGTCCAGATTGGTCAAATTATATTACTGTTGAAAATGTGGGTCTCTTGTTGGCCAGAGTAATTGGCCCAGATCGTGCTTCGCAGCTGTTGCAGGAATGTGGCCTGATGGCTGAATTATCTGAAAGATTTGCCAAGGTCTGTGAGATACTAAGAATTGCTGAAAAAAGACAACG AGCCCTGATTCAGTCCATGCTGGAAAGATGTGACCGATTTTTGTGGTCTCAACAAGCATAG
- the HPS5 gene encoding BLOC-2 complex member HPS5 isoform X1, whose amino-acid sequence MTSVPMIPESYSHVLAEFECLSPLLSALRLDSSRLKCTCIAVSRKWLALGSSGGGLNLIQKESWKQRLFLTHKEGAISRIAFCLHDEDYVVVATSQGLVVVWELNQERRGKPERIYVSSEHKGRKITALCWDTSALRVFVGDHVGKVSAIKINTSKQGKAATAFVMFPVQIITTVDSRVVQLDYLDGRLLISSLTRSYLCDTEREKFWKIGNKERDGEYGACFFPLGKSCGSQQSLIYCARPGSRMWEVNFEGEVLSTHQFKQLLSAPPLPVITLREDPEYSVSGCSSQSLAFPRMLYLSEHCVMTWTEKGIYIFIPQNVQVLLWSEVKDIHDIAVYKNELFCLHTNGKVCHLSLLPVERCIERLLRRSFWNLAARICCLFQNSVILSRARKALPVDKLEHLKSQLDLSTQSDIIAQLEELISKLEPLDSACSSRRSSISSHESFNILDSGIYRVISRRGSQSDEDSCSLHSQTLSEDERLKEFHTHQEEEQLELDNVSHASVVVDTDRNEPFLPFSIPLSFRSPSPLVSLQAVKDSVSSFVRKTTEKIEKIGTLHVNSDRMRQDMKIEEEPLPEVSASIVAQCPEEEVELQSQPPEEDHLKELRAATTETLTRLQDPLVLLQPQCLRAVLLDWIPFLEEAFQFNAASILDEGLSQICREMPLHPEEQEVFEENVEPDHHNELVDKEERTVLRTNCENDVNKEQGGTVEENTRSSSTSQVDKILCNQTARSEIDLNQSIQIYPPCFIAQNIQKDLVELTTLCFESNVYMHSQINADQCVQSEAFCASACRFMKDYFFLLDLERLKKYILTCHSSHAKVWETYMEGLKELTLTSPVTMALENGDMFKTMKLLVDLGPWDAPVLLAHAQRLYERFGETSLRLLIKFYPSILPSDIKQICKSNPEHFLAYLDSLIKSKAEDERLSFLRSLLHPESLRLDWLCLAVTHDAPQKASTMDAEGNPRPRSHLFTWGYNQLILLLLKLPADTVTKGKMSNICKSYGFWPGYLSLCLELDRRAETLTNIIHLDDMNLLDREHGAIPETMEEWKFLLSLVKSHHSSALHPGMQNGSAVPNGSPDWSNYITVENVGLLLARVIGPDRASQLLQECGLMAELSERFAKVCEILRIAEKRQRALIQSMLERCDRFLWSQQA is encoded by the exons ATGACATCTGTGCCAATGATACCTGAATCTTATAGCCATGTATTGGCAGAGTTTGAATGTCTCAGTCCACTGCTTTCTGCTCTCAGGCTGGATTCTAGTCGTCTGAAG tgtaCATGTATAGCAGTTTCTCGAAAATGGTTGGCATTAGGTAGTTCAGGTGGAGGCCTGAATCTCATCCAGAAAGAGAGCTGGAAACAGAGGCTTTTTCTCACTCATAAG GAAGGTGCCATTTCCCGCATTGCTTTTTGCTTACATGATGAGGACTATGTTGTTGTAGCTACAAG TCAAGGCCTTGTTGTTGTCTGGGAATTGAATCAGGAACGTCGTGGGAAGCCAGAGAGGATTTATGTTTCTTCTGAgcacaaagggagaaaaataacaGCTCTTTGTTGGGATACTAGTGCACTTCGTGTTTTTGTTGGTGATCATGTGGGAAAGGTGTCTGCGATCAAGATTAATACATCCAAACAaggaaag GCCGCTACTGCATTTGTGATGTTTCCTGTTCAGATTATAACCACTGTTGATTCCCGAGTGGTTCAACTTGATTATTTAGATGGAAGGTTGCTTATCTCTTCTCTTACTCGCTCTTACTTATGTGACACTGAGAG GGAAAAGTTTTGGAAAATTGGCAATAAGGAAAGAGATGGTGAATATGGAGCTTGTTTCTTCCCACTTGGAAAGAGTTGCGGGAGCCAGCAGTCACTGATATATTGTGCACGTCCTGGTTCACGGATGTGGGAGGTGAACTTTGAAGGAGAGGTCCTAAGTACACATCAGTTCAAACAGCTCCTGTCAGCACCGCCTCTCCCTGTTATTACTTTAAG ggagGATCCGGAGTACAGTGTTTCTGGCTGCTCCTCTCAGTCTTTGGCTTTCCCCAGGATGCTTTATTTAAG cgaGCACTGTGTAATGACATGGACAGAAAAAGGCATTTACATTTTCATTCCCCAAAATGTCCAAGTTTTGCTCTGGAGTGAAGTGAAAG ATATCCATGATATTGCAGTATATAAAAATGAGCTCTTCTGTTTGCACACCAATGGAAAAGTCTGTCACCTCTCCCTTCTGCCAGTTGAAAGATGCATAGAACGTTTGCTTAGGAGAAGCTTTTGGAATCTTGCAGCCAGAATCTGTTGTCTGTTCCAGAATTCTGTTATCTTGTCTCGG GCAAGAAAAGCTCTTCCCGTAGATAAGCTAGAACACTTGAAATCGCAGTTGGACCTTTCAACACAAAGTGATATCATTGCGCAACTTGAAGAACTAATCTCAAAACTTGAGCCTTTAGATTCTGCATGCAGTAGCAGGAGAAGCAGTATTTCTTCACAT GAAAGTTTCAACATACTGGATTCTGGAATTTATCGTGTTATTAGTCGAAGAGGCAGCCAGTCTGATGAAGATTCTTGCTCCTTACATAGCCAAACCCTATCAGAAGATGAAAGATTGAAAGAATTTCATACACACCAGGAAGAAGAGCAGCTGGAACTTG aCAACGTATCTCATGCTTCTGTGGTGGTCGACACTGATCGGAATGAGCCTTTTCTTCCATTCAGTATTCCATTGTCATTCCGTTCCCCATCTCCTCTCGTCTCCCTTCAGGCTGTCAAGGACAG TGTGTCTAGTTTTGTACGCAAGACCACAGAGAAGATTGAAAAAATTGGTACTCTTCATGTGAATTCTGATAGAATGAGGCAAGATATGAAAATTGAAGAAGAACCACTACCAGAAGTGAGTGCTAGTATTGTAGCACAGTGTCCGGAAGAAGA GGTTGAGCTACAAAGCCAGCCTCCAGAAGAagaccaccttaaagaactcagGGCAGCAACTACAGAGACTCT GACCAGACTCCAGGATCCACTGGTTTTGTTGCAACCACAGTGCTTGAGGGCGGTTTTACTCGATTGGATTCCATTTctagaagaagcatttcaattCAATGCAGCTTCCATTTTGGATGAAGGCTTATCTCAGATATGTAGAGAGATGCCTTTGCATCCTGAGGAACAGGAAGTTTTTGAAGAAAATGTGGAACCAGATCATCATAATGAACTTGTAGATAAGGAAGAGAGAACAGTTTTAAGAACAAATTGTGAAAATGATGTAAATAAAGAACAGGGAGGAACTGTGGAAGAAAATACTAGGTCAAGTAGCACCAGTCAGGTTGATAAAATACTGTGCAATCAAACTGCTAGGTCAGAGATAGATTTAAACCAATCTATTCAAATTTATCCTCCTTGTTTCATAGCACAAAACATACAAAAGGATCTTGTAGAGCTGACAACTTTATGTTTTGAATCAAACGTATATATGCATTCACAAATAAATGCAGACCAGTGTGTGCAGTCAGAAGCTTTCTGTGCTTCAGCTTGTAGATTCATGAAGGACTATTTTTTTCTACTGGATTTGGAAAGgctaaagaaatacattttaaccTGTCACAGCAGTCACGCCAAAGTTTGGGAAACATATATGGAAGGACTGAAAG AACTGACTCTGACTAGCCCAGTCACTATGGCACTGGAAAATGGAGATatgtttaaaacaatgaaattgCTAGTTGATCTGGGCCCCTGGGATGCTCCCGTGTTGCTGGCACATGCCCAAAG GCTTTATGAAAGATTTGGAGAAACTTCTCTGAGGCTCCTGATCAAGTTCTATCCCTCTATTTTGCCATCAGACATCAAACAAATTTGTAAAAGCAATCCTGAGCATTTTCTAGCATATTTAGACAGTCTAATCAAATCAAAGGCTGAAGATGAACG GCTTTCTTTCCttagatctcttctccatcctgaaTCATTACGATTAGATTGGCTATGTTTGGCAGTTACTCATGATGCCCCCCAGAAAGCAAGTACAATGGATGCTGAAGGAAATCCACG GCCACGTTCACATTTGTTTACTTGGGGATACAACCAACTGATTTTACTATTGCTTAAACTCCCAGCTGACACTGTAACAAAAGGGAAGATGTCTAACATATGCAAAAGCTATGG CTTCTGGCCTGGATATCTTTCTCTCTGTTTGGAGCTGGATAGAAGAGCTGAAACGCTTACTAATATTATTCATTTGGATGATATGAACTTGTTGGATAGAGAACATG gGGCAATTCCAGAGACGATGGAAGAGTGGAAGTTCCTTCTGAGCCTTGTGAAGAGTCATCACAGTAGTGCCCTTCATCCTGGCATGCAAAATGGCAGTGCCGTTCCCAATGGTAGTCCAGATTGGTCAAATTATATTACTGTTGAAAATGTGGGTCTCTTGTTGGCCAGAGTAATTGGCCCAGATCGTGCTTCGCAGCTGTTGCAGGAATGTGGCCTGATGGCTGAATTATCTGAAAGATTTGCCAAGGTCTGTGAGATACTAAGAATTGCTGAAAAAAGACAACG AGCCCTGATTCAGTCCATGCTGGAAAGATGTGACCGATTTTTGTGGTCTCAACAAGCATAG
- the HPS5 gene encoding BLOC-2 complex member HPS5 isoform X3 yields MTSVPMIPESYSHVLAEFECLSPLLSALRLDSSRLKCTCIAVSRKWLALGSSGGGLNLIQKESWKQRLFLTHKEGAISRIAFCLHDEDYVVVATSQGLVVVWELNQERRGKPERIYVSSEHKGRKITALCWDTSALRVFVGDHVGKVSAIKINTSKQGKAATAFVMFPVQIITTVDSRVVQLDYLDGRLLISSLTRSYLCDTEREKFWKIGNKERDGEYGACFFPLGKSCGSQQSLIYCARPGSRMWEVNFEGEVLSTHQFKQLLSAPPLPVITLREDPEYSVSGCSSQSLAFPRMLYLSEHCVMTWTEKGIYIFIPQNVQVLLWSEVKDIHDIAVYKNELFCLHTNGKVCHLSLLPVERCIERLLRRSFWNLAARICCLFQNSVILSRARKALPVDKLEHLKSQLDLSTQSDIIAQLEELISKLEPLDSACSSRRSSISSHESFNILDSGIYRVISRRGSQSDEDSCSLHSQTLSEDERLKEFHTHQEEEQLELDNVSHASVVVDTDRNEPFLPFSIPLSFRSPSPLVSLQAVKDSVSSFVRKTTEKIEKIGTLHVNSDRMRQDMKIEEEPLPEVSASIVAQCPEEEVELQSQPPEEDHLKELRAATTETLTRLQDPLVLLQPQCLRAVLLDWIPFLEEAFQFNAASILDEGLSQICREMPLHPEEQEVFEENVEPDHHNELVDKEERTVLRTNCENDVNKEQGGTVEENTRSSSTSQVDKILCNQTARSEIDLNQSIQIYPPCFIAQNIQKDLVELTTLCFESNVYMHSQINADQCVQSEAFCASACRFMKDYFFLLDLERLKKYILTCHSSHAKVWETYMEGLKELTLTSPVTMALENGDMFKTMKLLVDLGPWDAPVLLAHAQRLYERFGETSLRLLIKFYPSILPSDIKQICKSNPEHFLAYLDSLIKSKAEDERLSFLRSLLHPESLRLDWLCLAVTHDAPQKASTMDAEGNPRPRSHLFTWGYNQLILLLLKLPADTVTKGKMSNICKSYGGNSRDDGRVEVPSEPCEESSQ; encoded by the exons ATGACATCTGTGCCAATGATACCTGAATCTTATAGCCATGTATTGGCAGAGTTTGAATGTCTCAGTCCACTGCTTTCTGCTCTCAGGCTGGATTCTAGTCGTCTGAAG tgtaCATGTATAGCAGTTTCTCGAAAATGGTTGGCATTAGGTAGTTCAGGTGGAGGCCTGAATCTCATCCAGAAAGAGAGCTGGAAACAGAGGCTTTTTCTCACTCATAAG GAAGGTGCCATTTCCCGCATTGCTTTTTGCTTACATGATGAGGACTATGTTGTTGTAGCTACAAG TCAAGGCCTTGTTGTTGTCTGGGAATTGAATCAGGAACGTCGTGGGAAGCCAGAGAGGATTTATGTTTCTTCTGAgcacaaagggagaaaaataacaGCTCTTTGTTGGGATACTAGTGCACTTCGTGTTTTTGTTGGTGATCATGTGGGAAAGGTGTCTGCGATCAAGATTAATACATCCAAACAaggaaag GCCGCTACTGCATTTGTGATGTTTCCTGTTCAGATTATAACCACTGTTGATTCCCGAGTGGTTCAACTTGATTATTTAGATGGAAGGTTGCTTATCTCTTCTCTTACTCGCTCTTACTTATGTGACACTGAGAG GGAAAAGTTTTGGAAAATTGGCAATAAGGAAAGAGATGGTGAATATGGAGCTTGTTTCTTCCCACTTGGAAAGAGTTGCGGGAGCCAGCAGTCACTGATATATTGTGCACGTCCTGGTTCACGGATGTGGGAGGTGAACTTTGAAGGAGAGGTCCTAAGTACACATCAGTTCAAACAGCTCCTGTCAGCACCGCCTCTCCCTGTTATTACTTTAAG ggagGATCCGGAGTACAGTGTTTCTGGCTGCTCCTCTCAGTCTTTGGCTTTCCCCAGGATGCTTTATTTAAG cgaGCACTGTGTAATGACATGGACAGAAAAAGGCATTTACATTTTCATTCCCCAAAATGTCCAAGTTTTGCTCTGGAGTGAAGTGAAAG ATATCCATGATATTGCAGTATATAAAAATGAGCTCTTCTGTTTGCACACCAATGGAAAAGTCTGTCACCTCTCCCTTCTGCCAGTTGAAAGATGCATAGAACGTTTGCTTAGGAGAAGCTTTTGGAATCTTGCAGCCAGAATCTGTTGTCTGTTCCAGAATTCTGTTATCTTGTCTCGG GCAAGAAAAGCTCTTCCCGTAGATAAGCTAGAACACTTGAAATCGCAGTTGGACCTTTCAACACAAAGTGATATCATTGCGCAACTTGAAGAACTAATCTCAAAACTTGAGCCTTTAGATTCTGCATGCAGTAGCAGGAGAAGCAGTATTTCTTCACAT GAAAGTTTCAACATACTGGATTCTGGAATTTATCGTGTTATTAGTCGAAGAGGCAGCCAGTCTGATGAAGATTCTTGCTCCTTACATAGCCAAACCCTATCAGAAGATGAAAGATTGAAAGAATTTCATACACACCAGGAAGAAGAGCAGCTGGAACTTG aCAACGTATCTCATGCTTCTGTGGTGGTCGACACTGATCGGAATGAGCCTTTTCTTCCATTCAGTATTCCATTGTCATTCCGTTCCCCATCTCCTCTCGTCTCCCTTCAGGCTGTCAAGGACAG TGTGTCTAGTTTTGTACGCAAGACCACAGAGAAGATTGAAAAAATTGGTACTCTTCATGTGAATTCTGATAGAATGAGGCAAGATATGAAAATTGAAGAAGAACCACTACCAGAAGTGAGTGCTAGTATTGTAGCACAGTGTCCGGAAGAAGA GGTTGAGCTACAAAGCCAGCCTCCAGAAGAagaccaccttaaagaactcagGGCAGCAACTACAGAGACTCT GACCAGACTCCAGGATCCACTGGTTTTGTTGCAACCACAGTGCTTGAGGGCGGTTTTACTCGATTGGATTCCATTTctagaagaagcatttcaattCAATGCAGCTTCCATTTTGGATGAAGGCTTATCTCAGATATGTAGAGAGATGCCTTTGCATCCTGAGGAACAGGAAGTTTTTGAAGAAAATGTGGAACCAGATCATCATAATGAACTTGTAGATAAGGAAGAGAGAACAGTTTTAAGAACAAATTGTGAAAATGATGTAAATAAAGAACAGGGAGGAACTGTGGAAGAAAATACTAGGTCAAGTAGCACCAGTCAGGTTGATAAAATACTGTGCAATCAAACTGCTAGGTCAGAGATAGATTTAAACCAATCTATTCAAATTTATCCTCCTTGTTTCATAGCACAAAACATACAAAAGGATCTTGTAGAGCTGACAACTTTATGTTTTGAATCAAACGTATATATGCATTCACAAATAAATGCAGACCAGTGTGTGCAGTCAGAAGCTTTCTGTGCTTCAGCTTGTAGATTCATGAAGGACTATTTTTTTCTACTGGATTTGGAAAGgctaaagaaatacattttaaccTGTCACAGCAGTCACGCCAAAGTTTGGGAAACATATATGGAAGGACTGAAAG AACTGACTCTGACTAGCCCAGTCACTATGGCACTGGAAAATGGAGATatgtttaaaacaatgaaattgCTAGTTGATCTGGGCCCCTGGGATGCTCCCGTGTTGCTGGCACATGCCCAAAG GCTTTATGAAAGATTTGGAGAAACTTCTCTGAGGCTCCTGATCAAGTTCTATCCCTCTATTTTGCCATCAGACATCAAACAAATTTGTAAAAGCAATCCTGAGCATTTTCTAGCATATTTAGACAGTCTAATCAAATCAAAGGCTGAAGATGAACG GCTTTCTTTCCttagatctcttctccatcctgaaTCATTACGATTAGATTGGCTATGTTTGGCAGTTACTCATGATGCCCCCCAGAAAGCAAGTACAATGGATGCTGAAGGAAATCCACG GCCACGTTCACATTTGTTTACTTGGGGATACAACCAACTGATTTTACTATTGCTTAAACTCCCAGCTGACACTGTAACAAAAGGGAAGATGTCTAACATATGCAAAAGCTATGG gGGCAATTCCAGAGACGATGGAAGAGTGGAAGTTCCTTCTGAGCCTTGTGAAGAGTCATCACAGTAG